One Rhodothermus bifroesti DNA window includes the following coding sequences:
- a CDS encoding cbb3-type cytochrome c oxidase subunit I yields MAEHVVASTPVVADPTPITLSETQRRVLRWTLYVGYAALTAGIFHGLAQALSYAGINILGYFPALRSYYQGLTAHGVANAIIFTFSFSNAFLPLMVARALSRRLDDRLLWSSFGTLVVGNLLVIYAVVTNKASVLYTAYAPLQAHWTYYVGLVFVVISTWLALLNMLLSWRGWKRDHPEARLPLLAHISIVSYVMWFLASLPIAVEFLVFLIPWSLGWVERTDPLLTRTLFWFTGHAIVYAWLLPAYVSWYALVPRQAGGKVVSDSLTRFVFILFLLLSIPTGFHHQYTDPGVHQGFKLVHAVLTFGVFFPSLITAFSVMASLEMGGRAHGGRGLLGWIPKLPWKDPSLSAQLLAMITFVFGGITGLINASFTMNQVVHNTTWVPGHFHMTVGSAVAMTFMGVAYWMVPYLTGRGLWGRSWALASNWIYTIGLLIFARGMISAGLEGMPRRTFMVQAPYNDPDWLVGQILTGVGGTLMFIGIALFFVVIVMTIWKGRPGEGPQDIPWSETLTSPAENGWARRLDRIGFWVVVAILLIVIAYGPFFATYLPPKLFSPGFRIY; encoded by the coding sequence ATGCCGGCATCAACATTTTGGGCTACTTTCCAGCTTTACGCAGCTACTACCAAGGCCTCACAGCCCATGGGGTAGCCAATGCGATTATCTTTACGTTCTCTTTTTCCAACGCTTTTCTTCCGCTCATGGTGGCGCGGGCTTTGTCACGCCGCCTAGATGACCGCCTGCTATGGTCCAGCTTCGGCACGCTGGTCGTGGGCAATCTGCTGGTGATTTATGCCGTTGTGACCAACAAAGCCAGCGTGCTCTACACCGCTTATGCACCGCTGCAGGCGCACTGGACCTACTACGTGGGGTTGGTTTTTGTGGTGATCAGCACCTGGCTAGCTTTGCTCAATATGCTGCTAAGCTGGCGCGGATGGAAACGTGACCATCCAGAAGCACGCTTACCGCTTTTGGCCCACATCTCGATCGTCTCTTATGTGATGTGGTTTTTGGCTTCGCTACCCATTGCGGTGGAGTTTTTAGTGTTTCTCATTCCTTGGTCGTTGGGATGGGTAGAGCGGACCGACCCGCTGCTGACGCGCACGCTTTTTTGGTTTACTGGCCATGCTATTGTCTATGCTTGGCTGCTTCCGGCTTATGTGTCTTGGTATGCGCTGGTGCCCCGCCAGGCCGGGGGTAAGGTGGTGAGCGATTCGCTTACCCGATTTGTGTTTATTCTCTTTTTGTTGCTTTCCATCCCGACAGGATTTCACCATCAGTACACCGATCCCGGCGTCCATCAAGGATTTAAGCTGGTGCATGCGGTGCTCACGTTCGGGGTGTTCTTCCCGAGTCTGATCACCGCTTTTAGCGTCATGGCTTCCTTGGAGATGGGGGGGCGGGCCCATGGGGGCCGTGGACTTTTGGGATGGATCCCTAAGCTGCCCTGGAAGGATCCTTCGCTATCGGCTCAGCTTCTGGCGATGATTACGTTCGTTTTTGGCGGCATTACAGGTCTGATTAACGCCTCGTTCACGATGAACCAGGTTGTGCACAATACGACCTGGGTGCCAGGGCACTTCCACATGACGGTAGGCAGTGCGGTAGCCATGACGTTTATGGGCGTGGCCTACTGGATGGTGCCTTATCTGACCGGACGCGGCCTTTGGGGACGCAGCTGGGCTTTGGCCTCGAATTGGATCTATACGATCGGGTTGCTCATCTTTGCACGCGGCATGATCTCGGCCGGCCTGGAAGGCATGCCGCGTCGCACATTCATGGTCCAAGCACCCTACAACGATCCTGACTGGCTCGTCGGACAAATCCTTACCGGGGTCGGGGGCACGCTAATGTTTATTGGTATTGCCCTGTTTTTTGTGGTCATTGTAATGACGATCTGGAAAGGCCGCCCAGGCGAAGGCCCCCAGGACATTCCCTGGTCTGAAACGCTGACGTCTCCTGCTGAAAATGGTTGGGCGCGTCGGCTGGACCGGATTGGCTTCTGGGTCGTTGTGGCCATTCTGCTGATTGTCATTGCCTACGGTCCGTTCTTTGCCACCTATCTACCGCCCAAGCTTTTTTCACCTGGCTTTCGGATTTATTGA
- the argB gene encoding acetylglutamate kinase: MSALVVVKLGGALLEAPDTLETFWTALSTLRQQAPVVVVHGGGPQATALAQRLDHRPRIVQGRRVTTALDLQILQWALRGELNLRLVAAALRHGLPAVGLAAADGGMLQVTRRPPWTIEGEVVDFGFVGDVEHVDPKLLQHLLSGGYMPIVAPLGIDKAGQLYNVNADTVACALAKALQANTFLLVTETGGVRRNPSDPNSLLPCCDRATFDSGVQDGWISGGMRIKLDVAFQALQAGIPEVYILAPEDLVQRRQATRVVA; encoded by the coding sequence ATGAGTGCGCTGGTTGTGGTCAAGCTTGGGGGCGCGCTGCTCGAGGCGCCCGACACTTTAGAAACTTTCTGGACTGCGCTATCCACCTTGCGTCAACAGGCACCCGTGGTGGTCGTACATGGAGGCGGGCCGCAAGCAACGGCACTAGCCCAGAGGCTGGACCATAGGCCTCGCATTGTTCAAGGCCGACGCGTTACCACAGCGCTGGACCTGCAGATTCTGCAATGGGCGTTGCGCGGCGAACTGAATCTGCGCCTGGTTGCTGCTGCCCTGCGACATGGACTGCCCGCGGTAGGGCTTGCTGCCGCCGATGGAGGCATGCTGCAAGTCACGCGCCGTCCACCCTGGACCATCGAAGGAGAAGTGGTAGACTTTGGTTTTGTAGGAGATGTAGAACATGTGGATCCCAAGCTGCTGCAGCACTTGCTCTCGGGGGGGTATATGCCCATCGTGGCACCCTTGGGCATTGACAAAGCCGGGCAGCTTTACAATGTGAACGCCGATACCGTAGCCTGTGCCCTGGCCAAAGCGCTCCAAGCCAACACGTTTTTACTGGTTACAGAAACGGGTGGTGTGCGGCGCAACCCCTCCGACCCCAACAGCCTACTTCCTTGTTGCGACAGGGCCACCTTCGACTCCGGGGTGCAAGACGGTTGGATCAGTGGTGGCATGCGCATCAAACTCGATGTTGCCTTTCAGGCCCTGCAGGCAGGTATTCCCGAGGTTTACATCCTTGCCCCCGAAGACTTGGTGCAGCGTCGGCAAGCTACGCGGGTGGTAGCTTAG
- a CDS encoding N-acetylornithine carbamoyltransferase: MELPPPRHLLDWQYLDDHIWNACLNRTLEHYRQGKNAYSHVARNRSLGLLFFNPSLRTRTSMELAAIQLGAHATTLVAGQGTWQIEWRDGVVMDGPEAEHIREAIGVLSQYYDALGVRVFASQTDYAQDRDDVLLHKIAQIATVPVINLESAFYHPCQALADAATIVDHLGGNLQGRRFVLSWAYHPRPLPMAVPNSALLMAARLGMEVVVTHPPGFELDEAVMERARCDATRQGGRVIVVHNQAEAFEGAEIVYAKAWASRLLYTHPEEEAKLRQQYRSWRVTPALMARTRQAAFMHCLPVRRNVVVDDAVLDSPQAIHLKEAAFRLYAQKAILEYVWHLPPFDR; encoded by the coding sequence ATGGAACTTCCACCACCTCGCCACTTGCTGGACTGGCAGTACCTTGACGATCACATTTGGAACGCCTGCCTAAACCGTACGCTAGAGCATTACCGACAAGGCAAAAATGCCTACAGTCATGTAGCTCGCAACCGCAGTCTGGGCCTGCTGTTTTTCAATCCTTCGCTGCGCACCCGTACCTCTATGGAACTGGCCGCTATCCAGCTTGGGGCCCACGCCACCACGCTGGTTGCTGGTCAAGGTACCTGGCAAATTGAGTGGCGCGACGGCGTCGTCATGGATGGCCCAGAAGCAGAGCACATCCGCGAAGCCATTGGGGTGCTATCGCAGTACTACGATGCGCTTGGGGTACGCGTCTTTGCCTCGCAAACCGACTATGCCCAAGATCGCGACGATGTACTGCTGCACAAGATCGCCCAAATTGCTACCGTGCCCGTCATTAACCTGGAATCCGCTTTTTACCATCCTTGCCAAGCGCTGGCCGATGCGGCCACGATTGTCGATCATCTTGGCGGAAACTTGCAAGGGCGACGCTTTGTGCTGAGCTGGGCCTATCACCCACGCCCACTACCGATGGCTGTACCAAACTCGGCCTTGCTTATGGCAGCACGTCTGGGGATGGAAGTTGTGGTGACGCATCCGCCGGGCTTCGAGCTGGACGAAGCGGTTATGGAACGCGCCCGGTGCGATGCAACGCGCCAAGGGGGACGAGTCATCGTCGTGCATAACCAGGCCGAAGCCTTCGAAGGTGCTGAAATCGTCTACGCCAAAGCCTGGGCTAGCCGGCTGCTCTATACGCACCCCGAAGAAGAGGCCAAACTGCGGCAGCAGTATAGGTCCTGGCGCGTTACGCCAGCGCTTATGGCGCGCACGCGCCAAGCCGCTTTCATGCACTGCCTACCTGTGCGCCGCAATGTCGTTGTCGACGATGCAGTGCTCGATAGCCCCCAGGCTATCCATCTTAAGGAGGCTGCCTTTCGGCTTTATGCACAAAAGGCCATTTTAGAATACGTATGGCATCTTCCACCGTTTGACCGATGA
- a CDS encoding aspartate aminotransferase family protein, producing the protein MNTQETILLEDTYQIPTYRKYPVALVKGQGCYVWDAEGNRYLDFYGGHCVTLLGHCPPRVVTALKQQVEQLLFYSNVVYSPVRARAAALLAEMAPEGLRHVFFCNSGTEANETALKLARTYTGKPGVIALIGGFHGRTLGSLAVTEPIGYRKPYLAVLPPTHFVALGDLEAVEQLLAQRDDIAAIILEPIQSMAGVYEAPVAYYRALRALCDRYNALLIFDEVQTGVGRTGTFSIAEQYGIRPDLITLAKSLGSGVPVGAVLVSDAIAASVRYGDQGTTFGGGMLAMAAVTATLETLREEGLMKRAPQIFARIRDGVADHVVAVRGRGCLIGLELDRPAAPVLSRLREAGILAGNASHPNVIRLMPPLNTPDEAIEMFIDTFLHVLTSVNQPQTTTA; encoded by the coding sequence ATGAACACGCAAGAGACGATTCTTTTGGAAGACACGTATCAGATTCCTACCTACCGTAAATACCCTGTAGCCCTGGTCAAGGGTCAAGGGTGCTATGTGTGGGATGCCGAAGGCAACCGTTACCTAGATTTTTACGGTGGCCACTGTGTTACGCTGCTAGGGCACTGCCCTCCCCGCGTGGTGACAGCACTTAAGCAGCAAGTTGAACAGTTACTTTTTTACTCCAATGTGGTCTACAGTCCCGTACGGGCCCGTGCTGCAGCCTTGCTAGCTGAAATGGCTCCCGAAGGCCTGCGGCATGTATTCTTTTGCAACTCGGGTACTGAAGCCAACGAAACAGCCCTCAAACTAGCCCGAACCTACACTGGCAAACCTGGAGTCATTGCCCTTATAGGAGGCTTTCACGGTCGCACGCTGGGTAGCCTGGCAGTTACTGAACCGATAGGCTACCGCAAGCCGTATCTGGCCGTGCTGCCCCCCACGCATTTTGTTGCTCTGGGGGACTTAGAGGCTGTGGAACAGCTGCTTGCACAGCGGGATGATATTGCAGCGATCATCCTAGAGCCCATCCAGAGCATGGCGGGCGTCTACGAGGCTCCCGTAGCGTACTACCGCGCCCTGCGTGCCCTGTGCGACCGCTACAACGCATTGCTTATTTTCGATGAGGTGCAAACGGGCGTTGGACGTACCGGCACCTTTTCTATCGCCGAACAGTATGGCATTCGGCCCGACCTGATCACGCTGGCTAAAAGCTTAGGCTCAGGTGTACCGGTTGGCGCCGTGCTCGTTTCGGATGCCATTGCTGCTTCAGTGCGCTATGGTGATCAAGGCACCACCTTTGGCGGCGGCATGTTGGCCATGGCCGCTGTTACAGCTACACTCGAAACGCTGCGTGAGGAAGGCTTAATGAAACGGGCACCACAAATTTTTGCGCGCATTCGCGATGGCGTAGCCGATCATGTGGTAGCCGTGCGTGGCCGCGGCTGCCTGATTGGGCTCGAGCTAGACCGTCCGGCCGCACCGGTACTTAGCCGGCTGCGAGAAGCTGGCATTCTGGCCGGTAATGCAAGCCATCCGAATGTCATTCGGCTGATGCCTCCATTGAACACGCCGGACGAGGCCATTGAAATGTTCATCGATACGTTCCTTCACGTGCTTACCTCTGTAAACCAACCTCAAACCACTACGGCCTGA
- the argC gene encoding N-acetyl-gamma-glutamyl-phosphate reductase, producing MAKRIAIFHGAGYVGGELIRLVQAHPYCTLAAVTSRTFAGKPLWYAHPTLRGQTDLVFADESTLDVLDFDAILIAAEHGQGARTASRLLESGYEGVIIDLSADFRFREAAVYPTWFGFEHPAADLLPRFVYGLVDVYAPYPEGTRLLANPGCFATGLALALWPLSQHVPQAQVAVTALTGASGSGTQPKATTHFPERDGNVRAYKVLAHQHLPEVQQVVGTGLRIGFVPASGPWTRGIWGTAIVPLATEIDAETVERWFTAAYSHAPLVRLWPGQLPELRYSIYTPFCDIGWVVGKEQLVIGFALDNLLKGAASQAIENLNLLLGLPQTAGLLPTPTPETLLT from the coding sequence ATGGCGAAACGCATTGCGATTTTTCACGGTGCAGGCTACGTAGGCGGAGAGCTCATCCGGCTTGTGCAGGCACACCCTTACTGCACGCTGGCTGCAGTGACAAGCCGTACGTTTGCGGGCAAACCCTTGTGGTATGCCCACCCAACGTTACGCGGCCAAACCGACTTGGTCTTTGCGGATGAGTCCACGCTGGACGTTTTGGACTTTGACGCTATTTTGATTGCAGCCGAGCATGGTCAAGGGGCACGCACAGCCAGTCGCTTGCTTGAAAGCGGCTACGAGGGCGTGATTATCGACTTAAGTGCAGATTTCCGCTTTCGGGAGGCGGCTGTCTATCCTACATGGTTTGGATTTGAGCATCCAGCCGCAGATTTGCTGCCGCGCTTTGTTTATGGGTTGGTCGATGTCTACGCGCCCTATCCTGAAGGAACACGCCTTTTGGCGAATCCAGGATGCTTTGCCACTGGTCTAGCCCTGGCGCTTTGGCCCCTGAGCCAGCATGTGCCACAGGCGCAGGTGGCCGTCACTGCCCTTACTGGCGCTTCAGGTTCAGGCACGCAGCCTAAAGCTACCACACACTTCCCTGAGCGTGATGGCAACGTGCGTGCCTACAAAGTGCTAGCCCACCAGCATCTGCCCGAAGTGCAGCAGGTGGTAGGTACAGGCCTCCGTATCGGGTTCGTTCCGGCCTCTGGACCCTGGACGCGCGGCATCTGGGGGACGGCCATTGTGCCGCTTGCTACAGAGATCGATGCTGAAACGGTTGAGCGTTGGTTTACAGCAGCCTATAGCCATGCACCCTTGGTGCGGCTCTGGCCTGGGCAGCTACCTGAGTTGCGCTATAGCATCTACACCCCGTTTTGCGACATCGGCTGGGTTGTTGGGAAGGAACAGCTGGTGATCGGTTTTGCCCTCGACAACCTGCTCAAAGGCGCCGCCAGCCAAGCTATTGAAAACCTAAACTTGCTGTTGGGACTCCCCCAAACGGCTGGGCTGCTCCCTACCCCTACCCCCGAAACATTGCTCACTTGA
- a CDS encoding argininosuccinate synthase has translation MSIVLAFSGGLDTSFCVPYLRETYKEPVYTVTVNTGGFTAEALAEIEALSQRLGAAGHFTLDGRYELFRDHLSYLIKGNVLRGGVYPLCVGPERIVQARKVVELARQLGARAIAHGSTGAGNDQVRFDVALRILADDLEILTPIRELGLSRAAATAYLRERGIAVPEKKTAYSINRGLWGTTIGGRETHTTTDPLPDEAYPDTVSPAQAPDTPLELTLTFTQGIPTALDGEALDPVTLIERLNQLGAAHGVGRGIHVGDTILGIKGRVGFEAPAALILITAHRELEKIVLTRWQRYQKDHLADFYGMLLHEGQYFDPVMRDIEAFLDSSQTVVTGTVGVRLFKGNIEVLGCDSPYSLFNARVATYGEQNRLWDGRDAQGFTRIYGVQALLAALVRKAATPSEIENQTAA, from the coding sequence ATGTCGATTGTTTTGGCCTTCAGCGGTGGCTTAGACACCTCATTTTGCGTCCCGTATTTGCGGGAGACGTACAAGGAGCCGGTTTACACGGTAACGGTGAATACGGGTGGATTTACCGCAGAAGCACTTGCTGAAATTGAGGCGCTTTCCCAGCGGCTTGGTGCAGCTGGGCACTTCACCCTGGATGGTCGCTATGAGCTCTTCCGGGATCATCTGAGCTACCTGATCAAGGGCAACGTGTTGCGGGGTGGCGTCTATCCGCTGTGCGTCGGGCCAGAGCGCATTGTGCAAGCGCGTAAGGTAGTCGAGCTAGCCCGTCAGCTTGGTGCGCGGGCGATTGCCCATGGCTCGACAGGGGCTGGAAACGACCAGGTGCGCTTTGACGTCGCCCTACGCATCTTAGCCGACGACTTGGAAATTCTGACGCCTATTCGAGAGCTAGGCCTAAGTCGCGCGGCGGCTACGGCCTATCTGCGTGAGCGCGGCATTGCAGTACCGGAAAAGAAAACTGCTTATTCCATCAACCGAGGTCTTTGGGGCACAACGATCGGCGGCCGGGAGACGCATACCACCACCGATCCGCTACCCGACGAGGCTTATCCCGATACAGTCTCGCCAGCCCAAGCCCCCGACACCCCCCTGGAGCTTACCCTTACGTTCACGCAGGGCATTCCAACCGCACTTGATGGCGAAGCTCTCGATCCGGTCACGCTGATTGAGCGCCTAAACCAGCTAGGAGCTGCACATGGTGTAGGCCGGGGTATTCATGTAGGCGACACCATCCTAGGCATCAAAGGCCGCGTGGGCTTTGAAGCGCCAGCTGCACTGATTCTGATCACGGCACACCGAGAGCTAGAAAAAATTGTGCTTACGCGCTGGCAGCGGTATCAAAAAGATCATCTTGCCGACTTCTACGGCATGCTGCTGCACGAAGGCCAGTACTTTGATCCTGTAATGCGCGACATTGAAGCTTTTTTGGATTCTTCCCAAACCGTCGTTACGGGCACCGTAGGCGTGCGCCTTTTTAAGGGCAACATCGAAGTGCTTGGATGCGACAGCCCTTACTCCCTTTTTAACGCGCGTGTTGCGACCTACGGTGAACAAAACCGCCTTTGGGACGGACGCGATGCCCAAGGCTTTACCCGCATTTATGGGGTGCAAGCCCTATTGGCTGCCTTGGTACGCAAAGCAGCCACGCCTTCAGAAATAGAAAACCAGACGGCCGCATAA
- the folD gene encoding bifunctional methylenetetrahydrofolate dehydrogenase/methenyltetrahydrofolate cyclohydrolase FolD encodes MAQLIDGKAIAAQVRAEVKAEVAAWVAAGHRAPHLAVILVGDNPASASYVRGKTQAAAEVGIASETLHFDTHLTEAELLAEIERLNADESVDGILVQLPLPAHINPSRILHAIRPEKDVDGFHPVNAGRLLLGEPGFVPATPAGILELLRRSGIETAGKHAVVVGRSNIVGRPLAVLLLQRGIDATVTVCHSRTSNLAALTQQADILIAAIGQPRYITADMVRDGAVVIDVGINRVEDPAHPRGYRLVGDVDFEAVSQKAGWITPVPGGVGPMTIALLLRNTLYAAQQRYTYTYKARPL; translated from the coding sequence GTGGCTCAGTTAATTGACGGGAAAGCCATTGCGGCTCAGGTGCGGGCCGAAGTAAAAGCTGAAGTGGCTGCTTGGGTGGCAGCTGGACACCGCGCGCCCCATCTGGCCGTTATTCTGGTAGGCGACAACCCAGCTTCGGCTTCCTACGTGCGCGGAAAAACCCAGGCTGCTGCCGAAGTAGGTATTGCCAGCGAAACGTTGCATTTCGATACCCACCTTACCGAAGCCGAATTGCTGGCCGAAATCGAGCGGCTTAATGCCGATGAAAGCGTCGACGGCATTCTGGTACAGCTCCCCCTACCCGCACACATCAACCCCAGCCGCATCCTACATGCAATCCGTCCTGAAAAAGACGTAGACGGCTTTCACCCCGTTAATGCTGGAAGGCTGCTTTTAGGTGAACCCGGCTTTGTGCCTGCTACACCGGCAGGTATTTTGGAGTTATTGCGGCGCAGCGGCATTGAAACAGCGGGCAAACATGCGGTTGTTGTGGGGCGCTCCAACATTGTGGGGCGTCCGCTGGCTGTCCTTTTGCTGCAGCGCGGCATCGATGCCACGGTTACTGTCTGTCATAGCCGCACGTCTAACCTGGCTGCGCTAACCCAACAGGCCGATATTTTGATTGCTGCCATAGGTCAGCCGCGCTACATTACGGCCGATATGGTGCGCGACGGTGCTGTAGTGATCGATGTGGGCATCAACCGTGTTGAGGATCCTGCGCATCCCCGCGGCTATCGGCTCGTAGGCGACGTGGACTTTGAGGCTGTCTCGCAAAAAGCTGGATGGATTACCCCAGTACCCGGGGGTGTAGGTCCCATGACGATTGCTTTGCTGCTACGCAATACCCTTTATGCTGCGCAGCAGCGATATACGTATACGTATAAGGCACGCCCTCTGTGA